From a single Chlamydia ibidis 10-1398/6 genomic region:
- a CDS encoding insulinase family protein, translating into MRFRFGYILVSLSLIITSCGNSAKKISDLCPLKVLTPAVANQKIAKMVCKNGLQLLIISNPDTAISGAALAVKTGNNADPEDIPGMAHFTEHCVFLGNEKYPEPSGFANFLSSHNGMRNAFTSPRTTSFIFSIDTSAFNEAITQFVHMFIRPLFRQEDLDREKYAVDQEFSIHPNQDTRRIFRIQQIIAPKGNPIQKFGCGNEKTLSKVTSEDMRSWFYKHYSPENMVAIVYTSDPIDLATKNLTKIFGEIPSSDTYCPNQIFLPSGDTDSLGKIYINQANQPQSCLEMYWHLYDSQDSSSLGCYAALSHILTHEGENGLISLLKRKHLITAAYSGYYRTSTSTGDFYLSFELTEQGDKEYSQILTYVFDYLKHMQKQGIPKYCLEEINKINSLNYVYSSNTELFQSLTKQISDLTEESLSTYPYQSLVYPEYTIEEEKHLLSILSNPALTRYILSTRLSSHLDNSIPHYDPIFNMTYYECPLPDLHNTGTDREVISFPEPNTYIPENFSDFVCPTPTIHDSFPFSPQLAYEDDQLLCYVCQDTYYTLPKLSLTLRIRSPQISRKNLASLVSADIYSLAVEEKLREKFFSASLVGITLSASQRGEGFDLTISGYTTITPALLKSILPLLPQIEVSEEQFISYQQQVLQNYTAGKTCCPVRFGLAEIKSQVMLDSYSYDEKIRALQEISFSDFQRFKQHLFEKIKAEALIVGALSEKQENDLISTLKEFISSYPIYQTPPFCYQIRGSSQHVINLNYPLEGNGMILMLGSENNTSCNSLVANEMMFDWLHEIAFHELRTQQQLGYMVGARHCELASCPFGFFYIRSATYSPQELTERTKTFIKKVVDNPEAFGMSPEYFSNLRSAYIQSKLRPSFPIESTKDILFNLAFENSPPRLSLPNENISAARNMTYEEFLEFSKQFLSGSLGSELLVHVVGTDAKNCHSQSVN; encoded by the coding sequence ATGAGATTTCGATTTGGATATATTTTAGTTTCCTTATCTCTAATAATCACCTCATGCGGTAATTCGGCAAAAAAAATCTCTGATTTATGTCCTTTGAAAGTCTTAACACCCGCAGTTGCGAACCAAAAAATAGCTAAAATGGTCTGCAAAAACGGGTTACAATTACTGATTATTTCCAACCCAGATACGGCTATTTCTGGGGCTGCCCTAGCAGTAAAAACTGGCAACAACGCTGATCCTGAAGATATACCTGGGATGGCACATTTCACCGAACATTGCGTCTTCTTAGGAAACGAAAAATATCCGGAGCCTTCGGGATTCGCTAATTTCTTGAGTAGCCACAATGGAATGCGCAATGCCTTTACGTCTCCCAGGACTACTAGTTTTATATTTTCTATAGACACCTCTGCCTTTAATGAAGCCATTACACAGTTTGTGCATATGTTTATCCGTCCACTATTTCGACAGGAGGATTTGGATCGTGAAAAATATGCAGTGGATCAAGAATTTAGCATTCATCCCAATCAAGATACACGACGTATATTTCGTATCCAGCAAATTATTGCTCCGAAAGGAAATCCTATACAGAAATTTGGTTGTGGAAATGAAAAGACTTTATCAAAAGTGACTTCTGAAGATATGCGTTCTTGGTTCTATAAGCATTATTCTCCCGAAAATATGGTCGCCATTGTCTATACTTCTGACCCTATTGACCTAGCCACAAAAAATCTTACAAAAATTTTCGGAGAAATTCCTTCTTCAGATACTTATTGTCCTAATCAGATATTTTTGCCTTCAGGAGATACAGACTCTTTAGGTAAGATTTACATTAATCAAGCGAATCAACCCCAATCCTGCCTTGAGATGTACTGGCATCTATATGATTCGCAAGATAGTTCCTCTCTCGGTTGTTATGCAGCTCTTTCTCATATTCTTACACATGAAGGAGAGAATGGTCTTATATCTTTGCTAAAAAGGAAACACTTAATTACAGCTGCTTATTCTGGATACTATAGAACCTCTACTAGTACTGGTGATTTCTATTTATCCTTTGAATTAACTGAACAAGGGGATAAAGAATATTCTCAAATTCTAACTTATGTTTTTGATTATCTAAAGCATATGCAAAAGCAAGGCATTCCAAAATACTGCCTAGAAGAAATCAATAAAATTAATTCTTTAAACTACGTTTACAGCTCCAATACAGAGTTATTTCAATCTCTTACAAAACAGATCAGCGACCTAACTGAGGAAAGCTTATCCACTTATCCTTATCAATCTCTTGTATACCCGGAATACACCATTGAGGAAGAAAAGCACCTACTCAGTATATTATCAAACCCTGCCCTAACTCGTTATATCTTATCGACGAGATTATCTAGCCATTTAGACAACTCTATTCCGCACTACGACCCCATCTTCAACATGACATATTATGAGTGCCCTCTTCCAGATTTACATAACACTGGAACTGATAGAGAAGTTATAAGTTTTCCTGAGCCAAACACTTATATCCCAGAGAATTTCTCAGATTTTGTCTGTCCTACTCCTACTATACATGATTCCTTCCCTTTTTCACCGCAACTAGCTTACGAGGACGATCAATTACTATGTTATGTTTGTCAGGATACTTATTATACTCTTCCTAAGTTATCTCTAACTTTGAGAATACGTTCACCACAGATTTCTCGTAAAAATCTGGCCTCTCTAGTTTCTGCTGATATTTATAGCCTTGCAGTGGAAGAAAAATTACGTGAGAAATTTTTCTCTGCAAGCCTCGTTGGTATTACATTGTCGGCATCCCAAAGAGGTGAAGGCTTTGACCTGACAATTTCGGGTTACACAACGATAACTCCTGCTCTTCTAAAATCTATCTTGCCTTTATTGCCCCAAATAGAAGTGTCGGAAGAGCAATTTATTTCTTACCAACAACAAGTTCTTCAAAACTATACTGCAGGAAAAACATGTTGCCCTGTTCGGTTTGGGCTTGCAGAAATCAAGTCCCAGGTAATGTTAGATAGCTACTCCTACGATGAAAAAATCAGGGCATTACAAGAAATAAGTTTTTCTGATTTTCAAAGATTTAAACAACATTTGTTCGAAAAAATTAAGGCAGAAGCTCTAATCGTAGGAGCACTTTCTGAAAAACAAGAGAATGATCTCATCAGTACTCTGAAAGAATTTATTTCTTCCTATCCTATTTATCAAACGCCCCCATTTTGCTACCAAATAAGAGGGTCATCTCAACACGTCATAAATTTAAATTATCCTCTAGAAGGGAATGGGATGATATTAATGCTCGGGTCTGAGAACAATACCTCATGTAACTCACTCGTTGCTAACGAAATGATGTTTGATTGGCTACATGAAATTGCATTTCATGAACTACGCACACAACAGCAATTAGGATATATGGTAGGGGCCCGGCATTGTGAATTAGCATCCTGTCCTTTTGGTTTTTTCTACATTCGCTCCGCGACTTATTCTCCTCAGGAACTAACAGAAAGAACAAAAACTTTTATTAAGAAGGTCGTGGATAACCCGGAAGCATTTGGAATGTCTCCCGAGTATTTTTCCAACCTAAGATCAGCATATATCCAAAGTAAACTTCGTCCTTCTTTTCCTATAGAAAGTACCAAGGATATATTGTTTAATCTAGCATTTGAAAACAGTCCACCTAGGTTATCTTTACCTAACGAAAATATCTCTGCCGCTAGAAACATGACCTACGAAGAATTTCTGGAATTTTCAAAACAATTCTTATCAGGATCCTTAGGATCAGAACTCTTAGTACATGTTGTCGGAACAGATGCAAAAAATTGTCATTCTCAATCTGTTAACTAA
- a CDS encoding putative Na+/H+ antiporter, with amino-acid sequence MILPKYSPLLRTGAAILFFFSVVHTFLTPWLYKLYQGYRHKKTIFPERWKRYLWLSEVYRLISRVELVFILWSVPLFFWFLYLEGYKVTISYFDSRNYVFSLFIVIMLILLESKPVICLSERVFSTIAKIGKQSPRFWWWTIMLVAPCSSVLLKETGAMIMAATLLVRHFYKFQPSSKFGYATMALLFCNISIGGLTSALSSRALFIILPTVKWGNHFIWSYFSWKAMLSVLLSTTIYYIIFRKEFNKFPKVVTTSTVPGDRVPKWIICVHIVLLGSVILARSTPLLMIAALVFYLGFQKFTIFHQTPINFSKVCFVGLFYAGLMIFGELQEWWVLELMHRMSDFGYMITAYTLSIFLDNALVNYILYNLPMATDCYLYLVIAGCMSAGGLTIIANMPNVVGYLILKPSFQSSSFSLGWLFLFALIPSLISLITFWCLRAIPEFDFCFFR; translated from the coding sequence ATGATTCTACCTAAATATTCTCCGTTGCTCAGAACTGGGGCAGCTATATTATTTTTCTTTTCAGTAGTTCATACATTTCTAACCCCTTGGTTATATAAGTTATACCAAGGTTATCGACATAAAAAAACGATCTTTCCTGAGAGATGGAAAAGGTATCTTTGGTTGAGTGAAGTCTATCGGTTAATTAGCAGAGTAGAATTAGTTTTTATATTATGGTCAGTACCGTTGTTTTTCTGGTTTTTATACCTGGAAGGATACAAGGTAACCATAAGTTATTTTGACAGCAGAAACTATGTATTCTCACTGTTTATTGTGATCATGCTTATTTTGCTAGAGTCCAAACCTGTCATATGTCTTTCAGAAAGGGTATTTTCCACTATAGCAAAAATTGGTAAGCAGTCTCCTAGATTTTGGTGGTGGACAATCATGTTGGTTGCTCCATGCTCCTCTGTTCTATTGAAAGAAACAGGCGCAATGATTATGGCAGCGACTTTGCTTGTAAGGCATTTTTATAAATTTCAACCATCATCTAAGTTTGGTTATGCTACAATGGCATTGCTGTTCTGTAACATATCTATTGGCGGGTTAACTTCCGCTTTATCGTCCCGGGCCCTGTTCATTATTCTTCCAACAGTTAAGTGGGGGAATCATTTTATTTGGAGTTACTTCAGCTGGAAAGCAATGTTATCAGTTTTGTTGTCTACAACAATCTATTACATCATATTCCGCAAAGAATTTAACAAGTTTCCTAAAGTAGTAACTACTTCTACAGTACCAGGCGATCGTGTCCCTAAGTGGATAATCTGTGTTCATATTGTTCTTCTCGGATCAGTAATTTTGGCCAGAAGCACTCCACTACTTATGATTGCAGCTTTGGTTTTCTATTTAGGTTTCCAAAAATTTACTATTTTTCACCAAACTCCTATTAACTTTTCCAAAGTATGTTTTGTAGGACTGTTTTATGCTGGATTGATGATTTTTGGAGAATTACAAGAATGGTGGGTACTTGAGTTAATGCATAGAATGTCGGATTTTGGTTATATGATCACGGCATATACCTTATCAATATTCCTGGATAATGCATTAGTAAATTATATTTTATATAACCTGCCCATGGCAACAGATTGTTACCTCTATCTAGTTATCGCAGGATGCATGTCAGCAGGAGGACTAACGATTATCGCAAACATGCCGAATGTAGTGGGTTATTTGATTCTTAAACCGTCATTCCAGTCTTCATCATTTTCTCTAGGGTGGTTATTCTTATTTGCCTTAATTCCTTCGCTTATTTCTTTAATCACATTTTGGTGTCTTAGGGCTATCCCAGAATTTGACTTTTGCTTCTTCAGATGA
- the rbp7 gene encoding reticulate body protein Rbp-7: MSQHTITMLPREANKLERHVSKVMATSKQVFHFSDKLEPKDKQYEVCQAESTLSVEANKIIAVAEGRLFASC, translated from the coding sequence ATGTCGCAGCATACCATCACAATGTTACCACGCGAGGCTAACAAATTAGAAAGGCACGTTTCTAAAGTCATGGCTACTTCGAAACAGGTTTTTCACTTTTCTGATAAGTTAGAGCCAAAAGATAAGCAATATGAAGTTTGCCAAGCTGAAAGCACTTTATCCGTAGAGGCAAACAAAATCATTGCTGTCGCAGAAGGCAGATTATTTGCAAGTTGCTGA
- the ispE gene encoding 4-(cytidine 5'-diphospho)-2-C-methyl-D-erythritol kinase gives MEFFSPAKLNLFLKVFGKKSNGFHEIITRYQTINFGDTLSLSLGDIDRLMSNLPALENSDNLIWKSLKLFRQVTGITTPVVWQLYKRIPLGAGLGGGSSNAATALFALNSLFKTNLSVDVLQDLGKSIGMDVPLFFSSGSSIGIGQGDHILPNSVQLEEENYVLYFSKEGVNTKLAFSQLLPSDYAGNVKDAMFYSGDNDLEKSVFRFRPDLKAKKEELERIWSPFHSYVMMSGTGATLFVRYPKKLEEDLITRKTISKIIQKTQGILANAIHRTNPCWYIGHSKSATCK, from the coding sequence ATGGAATTTTTCTCCCCAGCAAAGTTGAATCTTTTTCTTAAGGTTTTTGGAAAAAAATCCAACGGTTTTCACGAAATTATTACTCGATACCAGACGATAAATTTTGGGGATACACTTTCTCTAAGTTTGGGAGACATTGACAGGCTGATGTCTAATTTGCCTGCTCTTGAGAATTCCGATAATCTTATATGGAAAAGTTTGAAGCTATTTCGACAAGTTACAGGTATCACTACTCCTGTAGTTTGGCAATTGTATAAACGTATCCCCTTAGGTGCAGGTTTAGGGGGAGGAAGTAGTAATGCTGCTACGGCATTATTTGCTCTTAATAGTTTATTCAAGACAAATTTAAGCGTTGATGTCTTACAGGACTTAGGAAAAAGTATTGGGATGGATGTTCCTTTATTTTTCTCTTCCGGGTCATCTATTGGAATCGGACAAGGAGATCATATTCTTCCAAATTCTGTACAATTAGAAGAGGAGAATTACGTTCTCTATTTTTCAAAAGAGGGCGTTAATACTAAACTTGCATTCTCACAGCTTCTTCCTTCAGACTATGCTGGCAACGTTAAAGATGCAATGTTTTATAGTGGAGACAATGATCTTGAGAAGTCTGTATTTCGTTTTCGCCCAGATTTAAAAGCAAAAAAAGAAGAGTTAGAAAGGATATGGAGTCCTTTCCACTCATATGTTATGATGTCCGGAACCGGAGCCACTCTGTTTGTGCGCTATCCTAAGAAATTAGAAGAAGATCTCATTACTCGTAAAACAATCTCGAAGATCATTCAGAAAACACAAGGGATACTGGCAAACGCTATTCACAGAACCAACCCCTGCTGGTATATTGGTCATTCAAAATCAGCAACTTGCAAATAA
- the rplI gene encoding 50S ribosomal protein L9, with the protein MKQQLLLLEDVDGLGRSGDIVTARPGYVRNYLLPKSKAVIAGAGTLRLQAKLQEQRLLKAAADREESERLASELRDIVLEFQVRVDPDNNMYGSVTIADIIEAAAQKNIILTRKNFPHSHYAIKNLGKKTIPLRLKEEVTATLIVEVTSDSASLVESSTEQ; encoded by the coding sequence ATGAAACAACAACTACTTTTACTCGAGGATGTTGATGGTTTGGGGCGTAGTGGAGATATTGTGACAGCACGTCCTGGTTATGTAAGAAACTATCTTCTTCCTAAATCTAAAGCTGTTATTGCTGGAGCAGGGACTTTGCGTTTACAGGCAAAGTTACAGGAGCAACGTCTGTTAAAAGCTGCTGCAGATAGAGAAGAGTCTGAGAGGCTTGCTTCAGAGTTAAGAGATATTGTGCTTGAATTTCAAGTCCGTGTTGATCCTGATAACAATATGTATGGTTCTGTAACTATAGCAGATATTATCGAGGCTGCTGCTCAGAAAAATATTATTCTCACTCGCAAAAATTTTCCTCATTCTCATTATGCTATTAAAAATCTCGGGAAAAAGACTATTCCTTTGAGATTAAAAGAAGAGGTCACAGCTACTTTGATTGTGGAAGTAACTTCTGATAGCGCGAGTCTAGTAGAAAGTTCGACAGAACAGTAG
- the rpsR gene encoding 30S ribosomal protein S18: protein MNKPVHNNEHRRKRFNKKCPFVSAGWKDIDYKDTETLKKFITERGKILPRRITGVSSRFQGILTQAIKRARHMGLLPFVGED from the coding sequence ATGAATAAGCCTGTTCATAATAATGAACACAGAAGGAAGCGTTTTAATAAAAAATGTCCTTTTGTTTCCGCAGGTTGGAAAGACATAGATTATAAAGATACGGAAACTTTGAAAAAGTTTATCACCGAAAGAGGTAAAATTCTACCTAGGAGAATTACAGGTGTCTCTTCCCGCTTCCAGGGTATACTCACTCAAGCAATTAAAAGAGCGCGTCATATGGGGTTACTACCTTTCGTTGGTGAAGATTAA
- the rpsF gene encoding 30S ribosomal protein S6, with product MKKKTAQLYEGAYVFSVTLSEEARRKALDKVTSGIINYGGEVLKIHDQGRKKLAYTIRGAREGYYYFIYFTVAPEAIAELWKEYHLNEDLLRFMTLRTDSVKEVLEFASLPE from the coding sequence ATGAAGAAAAAGACAGCCCAACTTTACGAGGGGGCATATGTGTTTAGCGTCACCTTAAGTGAAGAAGCTAGACGCAAGGCTCTCGATAAAGTGACTTCAGGCATTATAAATTACGGTGGTGAAGTTCTAAAGATCCATGATCAAGGTAGAAAAAAATTAGCTTACACTATTCGTGGAGCGAGAGAGGGGTATTATTACTTCATCTACTTCACAGTAGCTCCGGAAGCAATTGCAGAATTATGGAAAGAGTATCATTTGAATGAAGATCTTCTTCGTTTCATGACTCTTAGAACTGATTCTGTCAAAGAAGTTTTAGAATTTGCTTCATTACCTGAATAA